The following coding sequences are from one Desulfomonilaceae bacterium window:
- a CDS encoding 3-hydroxyacyl-CoA dehydrogenase, translating to MEIAGHVAVVTGGASGLGEACVRALVKEGANVAVLDLDEDRGKAISSELEPSVIFCKTNVSNEQSVRDAVEKVVSSFGAIHIAINCAGIGVAEKILSKKGLMPLDHFTRVLDINLIGTFNVMRFVAEKMVQNSPSEDNERGVIINTASIAAFEGQIGQTAYSASKAAVAGMTLPAAREFAEFGVRVLTIVPGIFETPMAGGLPEKVKESLTSMIPFPRRFGKPDEFSMLAKHIIENPYLNGTNIRLDASVRMAGK from the coding sequence ATGGAAATAGCTGGGCACGTGGCCGTGGTCACAGGAGGAGCGTCGGGTCTCGGAGAAGCTTGTGTCCGAGCTTTGGTCAAAGAAGGAGCAAATGTAGCAGTTTTGGATTTGGATGAGGATAGGGGTAAAGCGATTTCTTCAGAACTTGAACCAAGCGTCATTTTTTGTAAGACGAACGTGTCAAATGAACAGTCTGTGAGAGACGCCGTTGAAAAAGTAGTGTCATCCTTCGGCGCTATACATATAGCAATTAATTGCGCCGGAATTGGTGTCGCCGAGAAAATACTCAGCAAAAAAGGACTCATGCCTTTGGACCATTTTACTCGAGTATTAGATATCAACTTGATTGGCACTTTTAACGTGATGAGATTTGTGGCGGAAAAAATGGTTCAAAATTCTCCCAGCGAGGACAACGAGAGAGGGGTAATCATTAATACGGCCTCCATAGCGGCGTTTGAAGGTCAAATCGGTCAAACAGCGTATAGCGCCTCTAAGGCGGCGGTAGCCGGAATGACTCTTCCTGCGGCTCGTGAATTTGCTGAATTCGGAGTTCGTGTCTTGACCATCGTTCCTGGCATTTTTGAAACTCCAATGGCAGGTGGTTTGCCGGAAAAAGTCAAGGAATCACTGACATCTATGATCCCCTTCCCGCGGCGTTTCGGTAAACCGGATGAATTTTCTATGCTGGCTAAACATATTATCGAGAACCCTTATCTGAATGGCACGAACATCAGATTGGACGCGTCCGTACGAATGGCGGGCAAGTAA